One window of Oncorhynchus masou masou isolate Uvic2021 chromosome 28, UVic_Omas_1.1, whole genome shotgun sequence genomic DNA carries:
- the LOC135518123 gene encoding protein kish-A, with protein MSAIFNFQSLLTVILLLICTCAYLRAMAPSLLDKNKTGLLGIFWKCARIGERKSPYVAVCCVVMALSILFSD; from the exons ATG tCTGCCATATTTAACTTCCAGAGCCTGCTGACAGTGATCCTATTGCTCATCTGTACCTGTGCCTATCTCAGAGCCATGGCACCCAGTCTCCTGGACAAGAACAAGACCGG CCTCTTGGGTATCTTCTGGAAATGTGCGAGAATAG GTGAGAGGAAGAGTCCGTACGTGGCGGTTTGTTGTGTCGTCATGGccctctccatcctcttctcCGACTAG